Proteins from a genomic interval of Symmachiella macrocystis:
- a CDS encoding NAD-dependent epimerase/dehydratase family protein: MSHCLVTGGAGFIGSHLTELLLADGHEVTVLDNLSTGEQGNLRGVSEHPRFRFLAGSITDPVMMSEAVSGVDAIYHLAAAVGVRLVAEDPVRTIETNIYPTEVLLRLAVQGGQKFFLASTSEVYGKNFKESWAEEDDLHFGATTRPRWAYGCSKAIDEFLALAYSKKYNLNVVIGRFFNVVGPRQVGNYGMVIPRFVDQALAGGPVIVYDDGGQERCFGHVGEVAGIVKDLMDEPSAAGNVFNIGSDQSVSIRELAESVVAKIDPKIAIEYIPYSEAYGDDFEDIRRRVPDVAKLEKTLGRKPVMPLDQILDDIIAAKRADI; this comes from the coding sequence ATGTCACATTGCCTCGTTACCGGCGGCGCCGGGTTTATTGGGAGTCATCTCACGGAACTGTTGCTTGCCGATGGGCATGAAGTGACCGTGCTGGATAACCTTTCCACCGGTGAGCAGGGGAACCTACGCGGCGTGAGTGAGCATCCACGGTTTCGCTTTTTGGCCGGGTCGATTACCGATCCGGTGATGATGAGCGAAGCGGTCAGCGGTGTTGACGCGATTTATCATCTGGCCGCTGCCGTTGGAGTGCGACTGGTTGCTGAAGACCCCGTTCGCACGATCGAAACCAACATCTATCCCACTGAAGTCCTGCTGCGTTTAGCGGTCCAAGGGGGGCAGAAGTTTTTTCTCGCCTCGACCAGCGAAGTCTACGGCAAGAATTTCAAGGAATCGTGGGCCGAAGAAGATGACCTGCATTTTGGTGCCACGACGCGGCCCCGTTGGGCATATGGTTGTAGCAAAGCAATCGATGAATTTTTGGCGCTAGCGTATTCGAAAAAATACAATCTGAATGTGGTGATCGGCCGATTTTTTAACGTCGTCGGGCCGCGGCAGGTCGGGAATTATGGGATGGTGATCCCCCGCTTTGTCGATCAAGCGTTGGCGGGTGGGCCAGTGATTGTTTACGACGATGGCGGGCAAGAACGTTGCTTTGGGCATGTCGGCGAAGTGGCCGGCATCGTCAAGGATCTGATGGACGAACCTTCGGCCGCGGGAAATGTGTTCAACATTGGCAGCGATCAATCGGTTTCGATTCGAGAGTTGGCCGAATCGGTCGTCGCGAAAATCGATCCCAAAATCGCGATCGAATACATTCCCTACAGCGAAGCCTATGGCGACGATTTCGAAGACATCCGCCGCCGCGTCCCCGATGTGGCCAAGTTAGAAAAAACGCTCGGCCGCAAACCGGTCATGCCGCTGGACCAAATCTTGGATGACATCATTGCAGCAAAACGCGCTGACATTTAG
- a CDS encoding FG-GAP repeat domain-containing protein: MTRCRLIFSLAICFAALNTAAATASAEELQRLSYNDPDLVVDLGVGLWAFPLPMDYDGDGDHDLVVSCPDKPYNGTYFFENTSGDVAMPVFKPGVRLGPGHHHMQVSYVDGEPRVLRPAMEYQNFRQSQLSDEKQLQLSAKVYKPKGRIRANQWKYLDYNGDGALDIIVGVGDWTDYGWDDAYNEKGEWTRGPLRGFVFVIANSATTEEPVYAEPKRIEIDGAPLEVFGWPSPNFVDYDNDGDLDLLCGEFRDSFTYFENVGTRTEPKYSAGKTLMHGGKKLTMDLEMITPTAFDWDKDGDFDLICGDEDGRVAFLENTGKLIDGVPEFLPPRYFQQQAQNVKFGALSTPYGVDWDGDGDEDVICGNTAGYIGFIENLGGEGTATKWAAPVRMQADGETIRIQAGPNGSIQGPCESKWGYTTLSVADWDGDELPDIMINSIWGEILWYRNIGTRTAPQLAAAQPVEVQWPGETPKPAWTWWNPRGKQLVTQWRTTPEMVDWNDDGLMDLVMLDHEGYLAFFQRKKNGEQLQLLPGARVFTDEKGKLLRLNERSAGGSGRRKIHLVDVDGDGRRDMLMNSTNADFYKNMGTRDDKTVLKNTGEIDKRKISGHSSSPTTIDLDGKGARDFLIGAEDGYLYYRSNSLAK; this comes from the coding sequence ATGACACGTTGTCGTTTGATTTTCAGTCTGGCCATTTGTTTCGCCGCTCTGAACACTGCCGCTGCCACAGCCAGTGCCGAGGAATTGCAGCGACTGTCGTATAACGATCCCGACTTAGTGGTCGATTTAGGAGTCGGACTGTGGGCGTTTCCGTTGCCCATGGATTACGACGGCGACGGCGACCATGACCTGGTAGTCTCTTGTCCGGATAAGCCTTACAACGGCACGTACTTCTTCGAGAACACGTCCGGCGACGTTGCCATGCCGGTTTTCAAACCGGGTGTTCGCTTGGGGCCGGGGCACCACCATATGCAGGTCTCTTATGTCGATGGTGAACCGCGTGTGTTGCGGCCCGCTATGGAGTATCAAAACTTTCGCCAGTCACAGCTTTCCGACGAAAAACAACTGCAGCTGTCGGCGAAGGTTTACAAGCCTAAGGGAAGAATCCGCGCCAATCAGTGGAAGTACCTGGATTACAACGGCGACGGGGCGCTGGATATCATCGTGGGTGTTGGCGATTGGACCGACTACGGCTGGGACGATGCCTACAACGAAAAAGGGGAGTGGACCCGCGGACCATTGCGCGGGTTTGTGTTCGTAATCGCTAACAGCGCGACGACGGAAGAACCGGTTTATGCGGAACCTAAACGCATCGAAATCGACGGCGCGCCGCTGGAGGTCTTCGGCTGGCCCTCACCGAATTTCGTCGATTACGATAACGACGGTGATCTCGATCTGTTGTGTGGCGAATTCCGTGACAGCTTCACCTACTTCGAAAATGTGGGGACGCGCACCGAGCCGAAATATTCCGCCGGCAAGACGTTGATGCATGGGGGCAAAAAGCTAACCATGGACTTGGAAATGATTACGCCGACAGCCTTTGATTGGGATAAGGACGGCGATTTCGATTTGATCTGCGGCGACGAAGATGGCCGGGTGGCCTTTTTGGAAAACACCGGGAAGCTCATCGATGGCGTGCCGGAATTTCTGCCGCCTCGATACTTCCAACAACAGGCGCAGAATGTGAAATTCGGTGCACTGTCGACCCCCTATGGTGTCGACTGGGACGGCGACGGTGACGAAGACGTGATTTGCGGCAACACCGCCGGCTACATCGGTTTCATTGAAAACCTGGGCGGCGAAGGAACCGCCACAAAATGGGCGGCACCGGTTCGCATGCAAGCCGACGGCGAAACCATCCGCATTCAAGCCGGCCCCAACGGTTCGATTCAAGGCCCCTGTGAATCCAAATGGGGTTACACGACCCTGAGTGTGGCCGATTGGGATGGCGATGAATTGCCGGACATCATGATCAATTCCATCTGGGGCGAAATTCTCTGGTACCGCAACATCGGCACCCGCACCGCTCCCCAATTAGCAGCTGCTCAACCGGTTGAGGTGCAGTGGCCGGGAGAGACTCCCAAACCGGCTTGGACCTGGTGGAATCCGCGCGGCAAACAACTCGTCACTCAATGGCGGACCACTCCGGAAATGGTCGATTGGAACGACGATGGCTTGATGGATCTGGTGATGCTCGACCACGAAGGCTACCTCGCCTTTTTCCAGCGCAAAAAAAATGGGGAGCAATTGCAATTGTTGCCCGGCGCTCGAGTGTTCACAGATGAGAAGGGAAAATTGCTGCGACTCAACGAGCGGAGCGCCGGTGGCAGCGGCCGTCGTAAAATCCATCTGGTCGACGTCGACGGCGATGGCCGGCGCGACATGTTGATGAACAGCACCAATGCCGATTTTTATAAAAACATGGGCACGCGCGACGACAAGACGGTGCTAAAAAACACCGGCGAAATCGACAAACGAAAAATCTCCGGCCACTCCAGCAGCCCCACGACCATCGACCTGGACGGCAAAGGCGCTCGCGATTTCCTCATCGGAGCGGAGGACGGATATTTGTATTACCGGTCAAATTCGCTAGCGAAGTAA
- a CDS encoding Imm8 family immunity protein produces the protein MGGPERFFRGGAAAGVCYSGSTDSTVLQPIWGKSMTPRPCGATRIVEVEVQQIDLNGFLDWEEFSLYKSPDPYDDFAWFTLTIGVKGEKEKGGNNFQVLVATPKAISRIKSQHGEVPGIIVNHFDPDTVNDEIRRVVSSLQGHSWEQFVDQLCQIMHWEYEGMSGG, from the coding sequence ATGGGTGGCCCCGAAAGATTCTTTCGGGGCGGCGCAGCCGCAGGAGTTTGTTATAGCGGGAGTACCGATTCGACGGTCCTGCAGCCGATCTGGGGAAAATCAATGACACCAAGACCCTGTGGTGCGACTCGTATTGTGGAAGTCGAAGTACAGCAAATTGACCTAAACGGCTTCCTGGATTGGGAAGAATTCTCCCTCTACAAGTCGCCCGATCCCTATGACGATTTTGCTTGGTTTACACTCACCATCGGCGTGAAAGGAGAAAAAGAGAAAGGCGGTAATAACTTCCAGGTCCTTGTCGCAACGCCCAAGGCCATTTCTCGCATTAAATCGCAGCACGGTGAAGTACCTGGGATCATCGTTAACCACTTTGACCCTGACACGGTGAACGATGAGATCCGACGAGTCGTATCATCGCTACAAGGCCATTCATGGGAGCAATTCGTTGATCAGTTATGCCAGATAATGCACTGGGAATACGAGGGCATGTCTGGTGGATAG
- a CDS encoding DUF1501 domain-containing protein, translating to MFSIHDTPHALCDGISRREVLRIGGLSTFGLTLPGLLQAKEQSSLVTDDPMFGRAKNVIYVWLQGGPPQHETFDPKPHAPLEIRGPFQPIQTTIPGENFCELLPRTARIAHKLAIVRSLATDNNIHSSSAYEVLTGYPYRGPNARTITPTDWPYFGSLVKKLKPSERLPALSTVWLPDIMRLNENVTPAGQTGGFLGRQWDPDRFKGDPNDPNFEIEGMNLTGIEPLRLNQRISLLKQFEQRFDTIERDRAADVYDTFQGQALDLLTSARVREAFRIQNEPDQVRERYGRTKWGQCLLLARRMVEVGVRLVHVNWTREPGDSAVDNPMWDTHAQNADRVEDVLCPMFDVGFTALIDDLDQRGLLDETLVVAIGEFGRTPKINSSGGRDHWGPVFSFAMAGAGISEGQVYGASDKTGGYPARDRVSGGDVTATIFHLLGIDHTTRFKDTEGREHSLTGGQPIYGLMGNEPALKKPATPGGNIARVPMYSTDLLLDKDCAGEMPLMPVTTGSRPKGWRAAPLPEGKPESAFAVRHIVSNDAHHVALGFGGETAVTIPADATALLAQEMRNPRAGSFQMTVRACATAASEQAYQELFANHFRCRMVMFRFADGDKNPTKRQELGTLEFQPPFSPSGAPHYSSFELTHRLDSPAPGANFSIGRGLAIAVLLEKTSPGELKIPAGTPPVSLCIDRVDLRFNSRVINGDVQV from the coding sequence ATGTTCTCCATCCACGATACGCCCCATGCCTTGTGTGACGGGATTTCCCGTCGCGAGGTGCTGCGTATTGGGGGGCTGAGCACATTCGGGCTGACGCTGCCCGGTTTGCTGCAAGCAAAAGAACAGTCCTCGCTCGTCACCGACGATCCGATGTTTGGACGGGCCAAGAATGTGATTTATGTCTGGCTGCAGGGCGGTCCGCCGCAGCATGAGACGTTTGATCCCAAGCCGCACGCTCCGCTGGAAATCCGCGGCCCGTTTCAACCGATTCAAACAACGATCCCCGGTGAGAACTTCTGCGAGTTGCTCCCCCGCACGGCGCGGATCGCGCATAAGTTGGCCATCGTGCGTTCGTTGGCGACGGATAACAACATCCACTCCTCCAGCGCCTACGAAGTGCTGACCGGATATCCCTATCGCGGGCCGAACGCGCGCACGATCACACCGACCGACTGGCCGTACTTCGGCTCGTTGGTCAAAAAACTGAAACCGAGCGAGCGGCTGCCGGCACTGTCGACGGTCTGGCTGCCGGACATTATGCGGCTGAATGAAAACGTGACCCCCGCCGGGCAGACGGGCGGATTTCTCGGACGGCAATGGGATCCCGACCGCTTTAAAGGAGACCCCAACGATCCGAACTTCGAAATCGAAGGCATGAACCTCACCGGCATTGAACCGCTCAGGCTGAACCAGCGGATTTCGTTGCTCAAACAATTCGAACAACGCTTCGACACGATCGAGCGCGATCGCGCCGCCGATGTGTATGACACCTTCCAAGGCCAAGCACTTGACTTGCTGACCAGCGCACGGGTGCGCGAGGCATTTCGTATTCAAAACGAACCGGACCAAGTCCGCGAGCGCTACGGCCGGACCAAGTGGGGGCAATGCTTGCTGCTGGCGCGTCGCATGGTGGAAGTCGGCGTGCGGTTGGTGCATGTAAACTGGACTCGCGAACCGGGCGACTCGGCTGTCGACAATCCGATGTGGGACACGCACGCTCAAAACGCCGACCGTGTTGAAGACGTGTTATGTCCGATGTTTGATGTCGGCTTTACCGCTTTGATCGATGATCTGGATCAACGCGGTCTGCTGGATGAAACATTGGTGGTCGCCATCGGTGAATTCGGACGCACGCCGAAGATCAATAGCTCCGGCGGCCGCGATCATTGGGGGCCGGTGTTCAGTTTTGCCATGGCTGGAGCGGGGATCTCCGAAGGGCAGGTCTACGGCGCCAGTGACAAAACCGGCGGGTACCCGGCGCGCGATCGGGTGAGTGGCGGCGACGTGACGGCCACGATCTTCCACCTGCTGGGGATCGACCACACGACACGGTTCAAAGACACCGAAGGCCGCGAACATTCGCTCACCGGCGGCCAACCGATTTATGGCTTGATGGGCAACGAACCGGCACTCAAAAAGCCGGCTACCCCGGGCGGCAACATCGCCCGGGTCCCGATGTACTCCACCGACCTGTTGCTGGATAAGGATTGCGCTGGCGAGATGCCGTTGATGCCGGTGACCACCGGTTCGCGCCCCAAGGGCTGGCGAGCTGCCCCTCTGCCGGAGGGGAAACCGGAAAGCGCCTTCGCAGTGCGTCACATCGTCAGCAACGATGCGCACCATGTCGCCCTCGGATTTGGTGGCGAAACCGCGGTGACAATTCCCGCCGACGCGACGGCATTGCTGGCCCAAGAGATGCGCAACCCACGTGCAGGCTCCTTCCAAATGACGGTCCGCGCCTGTGCGACGGCGGCCAGTGAGCAAGCCTATCAAGAGTTGTTCGCGAATCATTTCCGCTGCCGGATGGTGATGTTTCGCTTTGCCGATGGAGACAAGAACCCCACGAAGCGGCAAGAACTCGGCACGCTCGAATTCCAACCGCCATTTTCCCCAAGCGGCGCTCCGCACTACAGTAGCTTCGAACTCACCCACCGCCTCGACAGCCCCGCCCCCGGCGCAAACTTCAGCATCGGCCGCGGCTTAGCCATCGCCGTGCTGCTGGAAAAGACGTCCCCCGGCGAACTAAAAATCCCCGCCGGCACGCCCCCGGTCTCATTGTGCATCGACCGCGTTGATCTGCGGTTCAATAGCCGTGTGATCAATGGTGATGTGCAGGTTTGA
- a CDS encoding mechanosensitive ion channel family protein, which translates to MLQFKRFSRLTYNLPVRDLPQLGISRSSNFAFCLFATLATIGANPLFAQDVESPDPHPLKTADTSSPRATLTSFLETFDEVHRRFYGEGRRFRSDATRRALSARATRCLDLRDVPESVRYNVGREAAVCLKEVLDRIELPPEDDWPDAEQVATEELTRWTIPDTEITIARVNEGPHEGEFLFTPATVERAVDFYTIVKDLPYQDKEMVTPYMIQFYLAEPGWMLPRPWIRALPSWARARWFGQAVWQWVALILTLVAALGLMLTIYVFGRRRAHVFRSNVMRYLITIAFPVAAMLVPLAAVYFIGEQIRVSGTVLLVVGFSLRLVFFFALIVVLLGAGNRIAALVIATPWIQPRGLDAQFVRLVSRVASIVAAIIVFLEGGQRFGIPLSTLLASAGVGGLAVALAAQDTLKNVFGSVMITLDKPYRVGERIVTKGYDGLVEEIGLRSTKIRLLNGHQASIPNEEMARSDIENIGRRPYIRRAATIEMPSFTPVAKINRALEIVRDALQDHEGMKEDFPPRVYLRDINPASIGILVIYWYHPPDYWEYLAFSEKLNLQLMQQFEAEHIPFAKRTLTVEMSDTGKQGVAQGESDEV; encoded by the coding sequence GTGCTGCAATTCAAGCGATTTTCGAGGTTGACCTACAATTTGCCGGTACGTGACTTGCCGCAACTGGGAATCAGCCGCTCCTCAAACTTCGCCTTTTGCCTATTCGCGACGCTAGCCACTATTGGCGCTAACCCATTGTTTGCGCAGGACGTCGAATCGCCGGATCCCCATCCGCTCAAGACGGCCGATACATCGAGTCCGCGGGCGACCTTGACGAGCTTCTTGGAGACGTTTGATGAGGTGCATCGTCGTTTTTATGGGGAAGGCAGAAGATTTCGCAGCGACGCAACACGCCGCGCATTATCGGCCCGTGCCACGCGTTGTCTGGACTTGAGGGACGTTCCGGAGTCAGTTCGCTACAACGTGGGCAGGGAAGCCGCAGTCTGTCTGAAAGAGGTACTCGATCGAATCGAGTTACCGCCGGAGGATGACTGGCCTGATGCCGAGCAAGTCGCGACTGAGGAACTCACACGTTGGACGATTCCGGACACGGAAATCACGATCGCCCGGGTCAACGAAGGTCCTCATGAAGGCGAATTCCTGTTCACTCCTGCGACCGTGGAGCGGGCCGTGGATTTTTATACGATCGTCAAAGACCTTCCGTACCAGGACAAGGAGATGGTGACACCATACATGATTCAATTCTACCTCGCCGAACCGGGCTGGATGTTGCCCCGGCCGTGGATACGAGCATTGCCGTCATGGGCTCGCGCGCGGTGGTTTGGTCAAGCGGTGTGGCAATGGGTGGCTCTGATTCTCACGTTGGTGGCGGCGTTGGGACTGATGTTGACAATTTATGTGTTCGGTCGACGGCGTGCGCACGTCTTTCGGTCCAACGTCATGCGGTACTTGATAACTATTGCATTTCCTGTCGCGGCGATGTTGGTTCCTTTGGCTGCGGTCTATTTCATTGGCGAACAGATACGTGTTAGCGGAACCGTGCTGTTAGTCGTGGGGTTTTCATTACGTCTAGTCTTCTTTTTTGCGTTGATCGTTGTATTGCTGGGAGCCGGCAATCGTATTGCGGCGTTGGTGATTGCCACGCCCTGGATTCAGCCTCGGGGACTGGACGCGCAATTCGTGCGTCTCGTTAGCCGCGTGGCCAGCATTGTCGCAGCGATCATCGTCTTTTTAGAGGGCGGGCAGCGGTTCGGGATTCCGCTCAGCACATTGTTGGCCAGTGCCGGGGTCGGCGGGTTGGCGGTCGCATTGGCCGCGCAAGACACACTCAAAAATGTGTTCGGCAGCGTGATGATCACGCTGGACAAGCCGTATCGGGTTGGGGAACGGATTGTTACTAAAGGCTACGATGGCTTGGTGGAAGAGATTGGTTTGCGATCCACCAAGATTCGGTTGCTGAACGGCCATCAAGCTTCGATTCCCAACGAGGAGATGGCCCGCAGCGACATCGAAAACATCGGCCGCCGTCCCTATATACGACGTGCGGCGACGATCGAAATGCCTTCCTTTACACCCGTCGCCAAAATCAATCGCGCTTTGGAGATCGTTCGTGATGCGCTCCAAGATCATGAAGGAATGAAAGAAGATTTTCCGCCACGAGTATATCTGCGGGACATTAACCCGGCATCAATCGGTATTTTAGTGATCTACTGGTATCACCCGCCCGACTATTGGGAATACCTCGCCTTCAGCGAAAAACTCAATCTGCAACTTATGCAGCAATTTGAAGCGGAGCACATCCCGTTTGCCAAGCGGACGCTGACGGTTGAAATGTCCGACACGGGCAAACAAGGCGTGGCTCAGGGTGAAAGCGATGAGGTTTGA
- a CDS encoding Nramp family divalent metal transporter, with amino-acid sequence MSDATNPPPDELVPDEVIPHRTLPPLRYRDMPRPISWKKMIGPSIMLAGLSLGSGEFVMWPYIVYKAGFIFFWACVLGVITQYFLNMEIERWTLVTGESAITGFCRLSRIWVPVMLLMNILPWAWPGWATGAGTMLSWSIYGPVIRAEAEFADVSNAEVPPGLTQLAAISYGETGKGSGLLTWSGPMTVEQQEQLAAASNAPQFQQAVDEVFSKITNKEGVDYDARYVPYLGIAGLFIVGAILTAGPVVYNTVERIQTILVGLIFVTAIGLGIMIIKPYAIEQMLTGAMSFGQMPAESADLGTMALLGALAFAGAGGTMNLGQSNFIKDKGYGMGQYIGRITSPLTGQEEAISDVGYHFKHTDENMARWRHWWRAAGIEHFFSFFLTCLICLMLLTLISYSLFYDADGNPVAGTESYGKGLGFVWGQAELIGTQLGGGVKYAFLLMGIAILLTTELGVLDATARISTDIVKVNLLRDNENWSASRLYFLFLWGEIILGSCILLYGTIDPSFKEPLFLLKTSAAMNGGVMMIYSVLLLYLNNKILSRSLSMTPLRFVAIIWSCAFFGYFTIQALQLSVLPYLFD; translated from the coding sequence ATGAGTGACGCGACGAATCCTCCGCCCGATGAACTCGTCCCGGACGAAGTCATCCCACACCGGACGTTGCCGCCGCTGCGCTACCGCGATATGCCCCGGCCGATTTCCTGGAAGAAGATGATCGGCCCGAGCATCATGCTGGCCGGGTTGTCGCTCGGGTCCGGGGAATTCGTGATGTGGCCCTACATCGTCTACAAGGCGGGGTTCATTTTCTTTTGGGCCTGCGTGCTGGGGGTGATTACACAGTATTTCCTCAACATGGAGATCGAACGCTGGACGCTCGTCACGGGTGAAAGCGCGATCACCGGGTTCTGTCGCCTGAGTCGCATTTGGGTGCCGGTGATGCTACTCATGAACATCCTCCCCTGGGCTTGGCCCGGTTGGGCCACCGGTGCGGGGACCATGCTGAGTTGGTCGATTTACGGACCGGTGATTCGGGCCGAAGCGGAATTCGCGGATGTTTCTAATGCCGAAGTCCCCCCGGGCCTGACCCAGCTGGCGGCGATATCGTATGGCGAAACCGGCAAGGGCTCCGGCTTGCTCACCTGGAGTGGACCGATGACTGTCGAACAACAAGAGCAACTGGCTGCAGCCAGCAATGCGCCGCAGTTTCAACAGGCGGTCGATGAGGTGTTTTCTAAAATCACCAACAAAGAGGGGGTGGATTACGATGCGCGATACGTTCCCTACCTCGGCATCGCTGGACTCTTCATCGTGGGCGCGATTCTGACCGCTGGGCCTGTGGTCTACAACACCGTCGAACGCATACAAACCATTCTGGTCGGACTGATCTTCGTGACCGCTATCGGCTTGGGCATCATGATCATCAAGCCCTATGCGATTGAGCAGATGCTGACCGGCGCGATGAGTTTCGGGCAAATGCCTGCTGAATCGGCCGACTTGGGGACGATGGCTTTGCTCGGCGCGTTGGCCTTTGCAGGGGCAGGGGGGACGATGAATCTCGGGCAGAGTAATTTCATCAAAGACAAAGGCTACGGCATGGGCCAATACATCGGCCGCATCACCAGCCCGCTCACCGGTCAAGAAGAAGCAATCAGCGACGTCGGGTATCACTTCAAACATACCGACGAAAACATGGCCCGTTGGCGGCATTGGTGGCGGGCGGCGGGGATTGAGCACTTCTTCAGTTTCTTTCTCACCTGCCTGATCTGTCTGATGCTGCTGACGTTGATTTCGTATTCACTCTTTTACGATGCCGACGGCAATCCGGTTGCCGGAACTGAAAGCTACGGCAAAGGCCTGGGCTTTGTTTGGGGGCAGGCGGAGCTCATCGGAACACAACTGGGCGGGGGCGTGAAGTACGCGTTCTTGTTGATGGGCATTGCCATTTTACTGACGACCGAATTAGGCGTCCTGGACGCCACAGCCCGGATCTCCACCGACATCGTCAAAGTGAACTTACTACGCGACAATGAAAACTGGTCCGCCAGCCGTTTGTATTTTCTGTTTCTCTGGGGCGAAATCATTCTCGGCTCGTGCATCCTGCTGTACGGCACGATCGACCCTTCGTTCAAGGAACCGTTGTTCTTGCTCAAAACATCGGCAGCGATGAATGGCGGCGTGATGATGATTTATTCGGTGTTGCTGTTGTATTTGAATAACAAAATCCTTTCGCGCAGTCTCTCCATGACGCCGCTGCGATTTGTGGCGATCATCTGGTCCTGCGCATTCTTCGGCTACTTTACGATACAAGCGCTACAGCTTTCGGTTTTACCCTACTTGTTTGATTGA
- a CDS encoding D-sedoheptulose-7-phosphate isomerase: MLGATLNPKEYLDRCSEVFDTLDLSQIEGLSNDIYEAYENDRFVFIIGNGGSGSNSSHFCEDLGKSTLNREDFLNDDKKRLKVLSLTDNTPYILAWGNDEGFDRVFVEQLKNFASAGDVLISISGSGNSPNILNAVEWANKHDLTTWGITGYDGGKLQGLGQKNLHVPLDDMGMVECVHLIAFHWVLNDCYARINSCGRYEAAAK; encoded by the coding sequence ATGTTGGGTGCGACACTGAATCCGAAAGAATACCTGGACCGCTGTAGCGAAGTCTTCGATACGCTCGACCTGAGCCAAATCGAAGGGCTGAGCAATGACATTTACGAAGCCTACGAAAACGATCGCTTTGTGTTCATCATCGGCAACGGCGGCAGCGGGTCGAACTCGTCGCACTTTTGCGAAGATCTCGGCAAAAGCACGCTCAATCGCGAGGACTTTCTCAACGACGACAAAAAGCGGCTGAAGGTGCTTTCGTTGACCGATAACACCCCCTACATCCTCGCCTGGGGCAACGACGAAGGGTTCGACCGCGTGTTTGTCGAGCAACTCAAAAACTTTGCCTCCGCCGGCGACGTGTTGATCTCCATCAGCGGCAGCGGCAACAGCCCGAACATTCTCAACGCCGTCGAATGGGCCAACAAGCACGACCTGACGACCTGGGGCATCACCGGCTACGATGGCGGCAAATTGCAGGGGCTAGGGCAAAAGAATCTGCACGTGCCGCTGGACGACATGGGCATGGTCGAATGCGTACACCTGATCGCCTTCCACTGGGTCCTGAACGATTGCTACGCCCGCATCAATAGCTGCGGACGCTATGAAGCAGCAGCGAAATAA
- a CDS encoding metallophosphoesterase family protein — protein sequence MVIEQPCRIVAIGDIHGCTHALDAVLAAVDPQPDDTIVCLGDFIDQGRETREAIDTLIALSQRCRVIMLKGNHEEMLLASLGSESAKNSWLMYGGVQTLNSYRFCGGIDVIPAAHLDFIRSCRDYYETDDHIFVHANYLDDAPPEEWPEYVLRWSLLDAPLPGPHMSGKTVIVGHTEQRDGEILDLGYVKCIDTACYNYGWLTALDVTSGQTWQASRWGVLRESPKEPKPQRWPLAMGAD from the coding sequence ATGGTGATTGAACAACCCTGCCGCATTGTGGCGATTGGCGACATCCACGGATGCACGCATGCGCTCGACGCGGTGTTGGCTGCAGTTGACCCCCAGCCCGACGACACGATTGTTTGCCTGGGCGATTTTATCGATCAGGGGCGCGAAACGAGGGAGGCCATCGACACGCTGATCGCCCTGAGTCAGCGATGCCGAGTGATCATGCTCAAGGGGAATCACGAAGAGATGCTACTTGCTTCGCTGGGCAGTGAATCGGCCAAGAATTCCTGGCTGATGTACGGGGGCGTGCAAACGCTCAATTCGTATCGATTCTGTGGCGGCATCGACGTGATCCCCGCAGCTCATCTCGACTTCATCCGCAGCTGCCGCGACTATTACGAAACGGACGACCACATCTTCGTGCATGCCAACTATTTGGACGATGCGCCACCGGAAGAGTGGCCCGAGTATGTGCTCCGCTGGTCACTACTCGACGCCCCCCTGCCCGGCCCGCACATGTCGGGCAAAACGGTTATCGTCGGTCATACCGAACAGCGCGATGGCGAAATCCTTGACCTGGGTTACGTCAAGTGCATCGACACCGCCTGCTATAACTATGGCTGGCTGACGGCGCTAGATGTCACCAGCGGCCAAACCTGGCAAGCCAGCCGCTGGGGCGTACTACGCGAATCACCAAAAGAACCAAAACCGCAGCGCTGGCCATTGGCAATGGGTGCAGACTGA